From Microbacterium sp. CGR2:
CCCTCGCGCGGTTCGAGGAGGGTGTCGCGGCCGCGGCATCCGTCGGCGTCCGGCCCGAGATCCGTCACATCGCCGCCACGGCCGCGGCCATCGATCTCCCCGAGATGCGACTCGACGCCGTGCGGATCGGCATCGGCCTGTACGGGTTGTCGCCGTTCGACGACCGGCGCTCCGCAGAACTCGGCCTGCGCCCGGCGATGACGCTGCGCGGATCGGTCGCAGCCGTGCGTCGCGTACCCGCGGGGGCCGGTGTCTCGTACGGATACGACTATCGCACCGACCGGGCCACCACGCTGGTGCTCGTCCCGCTCGGCTACGCCGACGGAGTTCCCCGCAGCGCCTCCGGCCGATTGCCCGTGTCGATCGCCGGGCGCCGTTTCACGAACGTGGGGCGCATCGCCATGGACCAGTTCGTGGTCGATGTCGGGGACACCCCGGTCGCCATCGGCGACGAAGTCGTCCTGTTCGGTGATCCCACCCTCGGCGTCCCGTCGGCGACCGACTGGGCGGATGCCGCGGGCACGATCAACTATGAGATCGTCACTCGCATCGGCCCCAGAGTGCCGCGGAGGGCATCATGAGTGTCGATCCGGCGTTCCTCGGCCGGCGCGAAGTCGCCACCTCAGAGGGGATGGAGCAGCTCGGCTTCCGCATCGGTGAACAGCTGCAGGCGGGGGACCTGCTGATTCTCACCGGTCCGCTCGGGGCAGGCAAGACGACATTCACCCGGGGGCTCGCCGAGGGGCTCGGAGTGCGCGGCCCCGTGCAGAGCCCGACGTTCGTGATCGCGCGCACCCATCCGTCTCTGGTCGGTCGGGCGCCGCTCGTCCACGTCGACGCATACCGGCTCGGGTCCGCCGTCGAACTCGACGACCTCGACCTCGATCTCGCACGATCCGTCGTCGTCATCGAGTGGGGTCGGGGGATGGCGGAAGAGCTTGCCGATGCGTGGTGGGACGTCGAGCTGGAGCGTCCCGTCGGCGGCGCCGACATCGACCCGTCCGAACTGGACGCCGACGCTCCCCGGATCGTCACGATCACGCGCGAAGGTGTCTCATGACGCAGCTTCCGGAGCGCACGCCGGTCGTGGTGATCATCGAGGATGACGCCGGGGTGCGGTCGCTTCTGGACGAGGTCTTCCTCGCGGCCGGATTCCACACCGTTCTCGCAGGCTCCGGGCTCGAGGGGCTCGCGGCCGTGGAGGCGCATACGCCGCTGATCACGACGCTCGACATCAACCTCCCCGGTATCGACGGGTTCGAGGTCGCCCGGCGCATCCGCAAGGTCAGTTCCACGTTCATCATCATGCTGTCGGCGCTCGCGGACGAGTCCGACGTCGTGCTGGGCCTGACTTCCGGTGCCGACGAGTATCTCGTCAAGCCGTTCCGTCCCCGAGAGCTCCGGGCGAGGATCGAGGCGCTCATGCGGCGCCCGCGCCTCGACGTACCGATCCCCGGGCAGGCATCCGGAACGACAGCCCAGACGCTGCTGGCGTCGCTTTCCGCACCCACCGCGCCGACCTCGATCGCGGACGCGACCGCGGCGTCGGGACAGCAGCAGGTGCATCGGGATCTCAGTCTCGACCTGGCCACCCACACCGTTCGGGCGGGGAATCGGACGATCGATCTCACACCGACGGAATTCGACCTCCTCGCGGCCCTTCTCGCTTCGAAGCGGCAGGTGCGCAGCAAGTCGGAGCTGGCGATCGGGCTGCGCGGGAGCGACACGGGCTCCGCCGAGTACGTCAGCGAACCGGACAAGCGGGCCATCGAGACGCACATCGCGAATCTGCGCCGGAAGCTGGGCGACAGCTCGACAGCACCGCACTACATCGAGACCGTTCGGGGAGTCGGATACCGGCTCACCGCGGGCGACGGTGACGTCGCACACTGATCGGGAAATGGGAGAGGCCGCGGCTCCCCAGCCGCGGCCCCGAGTGCCTGCGATCCCCATCGCGTGGCCCAGCGCCTGCGAAACCCCAGTCGCAGAATCAGCCCCCACTGAGGATGGTAAGGCTCCGGATCTGCCGAAAGAACGCAAAAGACCCGATCTTTGAGTAATCTTGCGGAAAAGCTGAGGTTCGACCGAAGGGCGGGCGCGGATGATCCGCACGGTCTCGATCTGGCGATGGCAGCTGGTCTTCACCGGCAGCATGGTGGCGATCGCGGCGATGGTGACGGCGTTCAAACCGCAGACCCTCGGCATCCCACTCTTCCTCGCCGGCCTGGCCCTCACCGTGGTCACCACTCTTCTCACGCTCGCCGTGCCGTGGCATCGACTTCCGCGCAACGCCGTCGTCACGGTGCCCCTTCTCGATGCCCTGGCCGTCGGCTTCACGACCAACACGCCGGACCTCCGGCTCGGCTTCCTCTGGGTGTTCCCGGTCACCTGGCTCGCGACGTACTTCAGCATGGCCTGGGTGCTGGGGGCCATCGCCTTCATCAGCGCTCTGCTGGTGGTGTTCGCCGAGCAATCGGGACGGCCGGAGGACGTGCTGCTGCGCGTCCTCACCGTCATCATCACGCTGAGTTTCCTCGGCGTCACGGTGCGCATCGGGACGCAGCGCGCCCGGGCCGCCCGTCGGC
This genomic window contains:
- the alr gene encoding alanine racemase, producing the protein MTVLFREATVDLDAIADNVRHFRRLTGVEVIAVVKANAYGHGAAATAVAALSGGATRLGVAEISEALELRRQGVHAPIMAWLHAPGERFKHAAAQDIEVGISSFEQLEAAAVAAAVDRPVGVHLKFETGLSRNGIAPADWGRVLAEAARLERIGRLRVIGLFSHLSNTSADEDRAALARFEEGVAAAASVGVRPEIRHIAATAAAIDLPEMRLDAVRIGIGLYGLSPFDDRRSAELGLRPAMTLRGSVAAVRRVPAGAGVSYGYDYRTDRATTLVLVPLGYADGVPRSASGRLPVSIAGRRFTNVGRIAMDQFVVDVGDTPVAIGDEVVLFGDPTLGVPSATDWADAAGTINYEIVTRIGPRVPRRAS
- the tsaE gene encoding tRNA (adenosine(37)-N6)-threonylcarbamoyltransferase complex ATPase subunit type 1 TsaE encodes the protein MSVDPAFLGRREVATSEGMEQLGFRIGEQLQAGDLLILTGPLGAGKTTFTRGLAEGLGVRGPVQSPTFVIARTHPSLVGRAPLVHVDAYRLGSAVELDDLDLDLARSVVVIEWGRGMAEELADAWWDVELERPVGGADIDPSELDADAPRIVTITREGVS
- a CDS encoding response regulator transcription factor — encoded protein: MTQLPERTPVVVIIEDDAGVRSLLDEVFLAAGFHTVLAGSGLEGLAAVEAHTPLITTLDINLPGIDGFEVARRIRKVSSTFIIMLSALADESDVVLGLTSGADEYLVKPFRPRELRARIEALMRRPRLDVPIPGQASGTTAQTLLASLSAPTAPTSIADATAASGQQQVHRDLSLDLATHTVRAGNRTIDLTPTEFDLLAALLASKRQVRSKSELAIGLRGSDTGSAEYVSEPDKRAIETHIANLRRKLGDSSTAPHYIETVRGVGYRLTAGDGDVAH